The genomic segment GTAAATACAGCTCTTGAACCTGTAGAAAATTGGTTAAGAAACAGGAAATAGAGCTTGTTTTATCTGCAAAGGAAGCAAGGACTTTACGATTTGTTTTTTTCCACTTAGCATAGGAAACCCGACAGGTTTTTAAAATCTGTCGGGTTTAAATTGCGCAGAAAACCTGAATTGAAATAAATTTAACGTACTATTAGGTACGCAACTGTTATTATTTTGTTGCGTACCTACGGCACGCCAACGAATTTTAAACCTATAATGACTACCAATATTTAGCGCCTAACAGCACAAATTGCAAACTTTCAACTCTTGATTGGTATTTATTAAATATAAAAAAGCCGATTTTCTTATGAAAATCGGCTTTTAATTTTTCCTTTTAGGAAATGTTTATCTCAAGGCATATCTTAATTTAAGCCCGTATGAAACTAATCTTACATCAGTTGCATAAGAAGAAGTCAATGCGCTGTTGTAGTGCAATTGTACTGGCAATTCCGGATTATACTGAACAAGATTTTTGTTGCTGTTTTTATCTATTATGCTATTTAATCCATAATCCAGATAAAGTCCAATATATACAGAACTTCTGTTTCCTACTTTTTGTTTTAAACCTGTTTCAAAAGTAGCAGAGTAAGAAGTTTTTGTATCAAGATTTTGTTTGCTTGCTCTGATATCATCTGTGCTTGCAAATCCTGCAAATGCCGGACTAAATAATTCAACATTATATTGCGGATAATAACCACTTGTGGTAAGATTATCCATTTTTGTTTCATACTTTCCGCTTACTGCGAATCCTATTTTAACGCCGGCGGCAAGATATAATTTTGTTGGTCCCGGATTCTCGTATTGAATTGTGACAGGAACATTTACATATCCTAAATCTTGCTTCTCTCTTAATTGAGTGACTTTGTATCTGAATTGAAATGATTCATTTTCGGCGTCAATAGTTGTGTATTGACCTGCGAGATACGCGAATTTTGCATCAGAACGATATGTTTGATATTCTGCACCAATACCAATACTTATTCCTTCGTTTAAATAATACGAATAGCGAAGTCCGGCACTGATTCCGTTTCCAGGGACTACTTGTCCAGCGCTAGGATACTTCAGAAAAGAAAACGGACCTGCTACAGAAACAGATATTTCTTGTTTTTTATCCTGAGCGTAACTCTTTAGACAAGTTCCTAAAAGTGCCGTAATCATTACCGTTGATGTTATATAGTTTATTATATATTTTTTCATCTTTAATTGTTTTTATGCCAGTGCTATTGAAACAACAGCACTGACAGTTTTTATTTATTTACGATTACTTTTAGTGTTTTCTTGATATTAGCAGTTTCAATAACTACAATATACATACTAGTTTCTTCCTGTGGCAATTGTATTTCAGTTTGTATTGTAGA from the uncultured Flavobacterium sp. genome contains:
- a CDS encoding outer membrane beta-barrel protein → MKKYIINYITSTVMITALLGTCLKSYAQDKKQEISVSVAGPFSFLKYPSAGQVVPGNGISAGLRYSYYLNEGISIGIGAEYQTYRSDAKFAYLAGQYTTIDAENESFQFRYKVTQLREKQDLGYVNVPVTIQYENPGPTKLYLAAGVKIGFAVSGKYETKMDNLTTSGYYPQYNVELFSPAFAGFASTDDIRASKQNLDTKTSYSATFETGLKQKVGNRSSVYIGLYLDYGLNSIIDKNSNKNLVQYNPELPVQLHYNSALTSSYATDVRLVSYGLKLRYALR